One region of Chanodichthys erythropterus isolate Z2021 chromosome 19, ASM2448905v1, whole genome shotgun sequence genomic DNA includes:
- the LOC137008080 gene encoding uncharacterized protein — protein sequence MNAVKSVQLFLLVWTAVCRADDDVCSISCEDVTGTVGEEVTFTCSVSQKRPECCIIMYKFQYPEKYKNSEICRQEFPLDPCEQRNSFTCRFTPTTAMTGKFRFFVQTMCEMKRAEFTVDITESRNTATDTKALYKDPKNLDPGPEAGPRSNGTVVPTVVGCFIILILIITMTIIYKTKSNYTKPCGFQKWKFWVHRHEEVNSNCPENVINSPESTV from the exons ATGAATGCTGTAAAATCTGTGCAACTGTTCCTTCTGGTTTGGACTGCTGTATGTCGAGCTGATGATG ATGTCTGCAGTATAAGCTGTGAGGATGTGACTGGAACTGTGGGTGAAGAAGTAACTTTCACCTGCAGCGTCTCTCAGAAGCGCCCTGAATGCTGCATTATAATGTATAAGTTTCAATACCctgagaaatataaaaactcagaAATCTGTAGACAAGAGTTTCCTCTGGACCCCTGTGAACAGAGAAACAGCTTCACATGCAGATTCACTCCAACTACAGCAATGACTGGGAAATTCAGATTCTTTGTGCAAACAATGTGTGAGATGAAAAGAGCAGAATTCACTGTGGACATAACAG AGTCCAGAAATACTGCAACTGACACTAAAGCTCTTTACAAAg ACCCCAAAAATCTAGATCCTGGACCAGAGGCGGGTCCTAGATCAAATGGTACTGTCGTCCCTACAGTCGTGGGCTGTTTCATCATCctcatcctcatcatcacaatgacaatcatttataaaactaaatcaaactaCACCAAACCTTGTGGATTCCAGAAGTGGAAGTTTTGGGTCCACAGACATGAAGAAGTAAACAGCAATTGTCCAGAAAATGTGATTAATAGCCCTGAATCAACAGTATGA